The following are from one region of the Saccharomyces kudriavzevii IFO 1802 strain IFO1802 genome assembly, chromosome: 12 genome:
- the ATG39 gene encoding Atg39p (similar to Saccharomyces cerevisiae YLR312C; ancestral locus Anc_4.41) has protein sequence MSEEDDHWNLVRLRKLRKGKEEEEESSKSEISLDSLHESSFAGEDDDDFDADVLSNTSSEESTQMNRIYDFRTSDGFNSGVGNTDQTTVSTISESFDTLSGSKIGGTVLPSFEGSKLKDSTPETSRRRDSGLQMDDIIDISENKPNKLKMWHVIMLSSLLSMTFSYLAVEYSLTGDVFAGFKSQQLLRDNERKLLYSNIDFVNKRSYDSTSDSLSQWAPSGKYYVDFDNHIAYPLKDNDLMGWKRYKTNLVIFWYTSKARMRDGWHKRIVKINGGRMKLHAFVKRAFRSTLDNLKLFHTEQKRHWQKLFALFQSKYKQISPRLGKSFKHSCRKAKQFGSSSKLQLRKLRFDSVKPFRAFKFKVREDTNWFIKQLKLFALKFKHLKIGKSVSKYKKKSYFKCKH, from the coding sequence ATGTCAGAGGAAGACGATCACTGGAATTTAGTTAGATTACGTAAATTACGTAAgggaaaagaggaagaagaggagtCATCGAAATCGGAAATATCGTTGGATAGTTTGCATGAAAGCTCTTTCGCGGGAGAGGATGACGACGACTTCGACGCAGATGTCCTATCAAACACTAGCAGCGAGGAATCTACACAGATGAATCGTATCTATGATTTTAGGACATCTGATGGATTTAATAGCGGTGTAGGCAATACTGATCAAACCACGGTTTCTACTATTTCAGAGTCCTTTGACACCTTGTCAGGTTCAAAGATTGGCGGGACAGTATTGCCGAGCTTTGAAGGTTCCAAATTAAAGGATAGTACGCCTGAGACGTCTAGGAGAAGGGATTCTGGCTTACAGATGGATGATATCATAGATATAAGCGAGAACAAGCCGAATAAACTGAAGATGTGGCATGTTATCATGTTGTCCTCACTGCTTTCCATGACTTTTTCATACCTAGCCGTTGAATACTCCCTAACTGGTGATGTTTTTGCAGGTTTTAAATCGCAGCAGCTATTACGTGATAACGAAAGGAAACTGTTGTACAGTAACATTGATTTTGTTAATAAAAGATCCTACGATTCAACAAGTGACTCTTTGAGTCAGTGGGCTCCTTCGGGAAAGTACTACGTTGACTTCGACAACCATATCGCATATCCATTGAAGGATAATGATTTAATGGGTTGGAAAAGATACAAAACGAATTTGgttattttttggtatACATCGAAGGCTCGGATGAGGGATGGCTGGCATAAGAGAATCGTCAAAATAAACGGGGGAAGGATGAAATTACATGCATTTGTCAAGAGAGCCTTTAGGTCCACTCTTGACAACCTGAAGTTATTTCATACAGAACAGAAACGCCATTGGCAAAAGCTCTTTGCGTTGTTTCAAAGTAAATATAAGCAAATTTCTCCACGTCTTGGGAAGTCCTTCAAACATTCTTGTCGAAAAGCAAAGCAATTCGGGTCAAGCTCCAAACTTCAACTACGCAAACTTCGCTTCGACTCTGTGAAGCCATTCCGTGCTTTCAAATTCAAGGTCCGTGAAGATACCAATTGGTTTATCAAGCAACTGAAACTGTTTGCATTGAAGTTTAAGCATTTGAAAATTGGCAAATCAGTATCaaaatacaagaaaaagagctACTTCAAATGCAAACATTAG
- the SPH1 gene encoding Sph1p (similar to Saccharomyces cerevisiae SPA2 (YLL021W) and SPH1 (YLR313C); ancestral locus Anc_4.39) translates to MTSSELTNDQVIDLISDYKNFKIIVEAVSEGDRRRSPTGRDNNSDLSKISNVQFWQLATDVNNELMKRLTNSKIHESHNENNLKRGEAQSKLSCLNDSRFHNLIFDLFMEIEKRNLHNLDTVTHANTLDKGALNFYLTDSLFESINISDDFVTADGIIPIEAFQELRSQFVLYFQNTLHRNHAANAIGRLPILLEIIFRIADLIGELLPLLSSPSQYDSLEKEIIYLKSALSHSITSTRYYLIYGDLIPRVVIQSSISEVIFAFCNIAQIAKIKSTEPSEDTLLDEMEPDDTEIAIKPLKIIEKVKNKQNDKNKVLLGNSATSPDSLSSFDKANRVVLSTSKESPAVEVSPSICNIETLDALVKKSELLQSNASRDLSFFNEKTDTNSPTAKNKPSSRDPSALKATSILDSSVSQNKVSTPTSNFRKDYHLSPLHLKKAAHDFDTSSSEKFKSYTNTSDSSSVPESPTAVKVRTFKEKVKQFGSNYGLGLRISTSGEDVKNSETKPNTNMISMNDFLEFVESRTTVVVPMVQDILSGIQDPKSKTFKTARSIPRLRQDSIKITPILKSMIGVTSKVLAQENSKPYLSEQGKWIVENLTDCLRRLSALCAYGRNFVNFSDKQFYRKLASILFDVIKCTEELVKCVKFVNEQTAP, encoded by the coding sequence ATGACTAGTTCAGAATTAACTAATGACCAAGTCATAGATCTTATATCGGATTATAAGAATTTTAAAATAATCGTGGAAGCCGTGTCTGAAGGCgatagaagaagaagtccTACTGGCCGCGATAATAACAGCGATCTCTCGAAAATATCGAATGTACAATTTTGGCAACTGGCGACAGATGTAAACAATGAGTTGATGAAGAGATTGACCAACTCGAAGATCCACGAATCacataatgaaaataatctGAAAAGAGGCGAAGCACAATCTAAACTATCTTGTTTGAACGATTCAAGGTTCCATAATTTAATCTTTGACTTATTcatggaaattgaaaagagaaatttaCATAATTTGGACACGGTGACTCATGCCAATACTCTGGATAAGGGTGCTCtcaatttttatttaactGATTCATTGTTTGAATCTATCAACATTAGCGATGACTTCGTGACTGCAGATGGTATCATACCGATAGAAGCCTTCCAAGAGTTACGATCTCAATTTGTgctttattttcaaaatacgCTACATCGAAATCATGCTGCGAATGCCATCGGACGTCTACCAATTCTTCTAGAAATCATATTCAGGATAGCGGATCTGATAGGCGAACTCTTACCTCTTTTGTCGTCGCCTTCACAATATGATTCtctagaaaaggaaatcatTTACTTGAAGAGCGCTTTATCTCATTCGATTACTTCAACAAGATATTACCTTATTTACGGTGATCTGATACCACGAGTCGTGATCCAATCGTCAATTTCAGAGGTAATTTTTGCGTTTTGTAATATCGCTCAGATTGCTAAGATTAAATCCACTGAACCATCCGAAGATACATTGCTGGATGAGATGGAACCAGATGATACAGAAATAGCGATAAAGCCACTGAAAATTatagaaaaagtaaaaaataagcaaaacgataaaaataaagtacTTTTGGGGAACAGTGCCACTTCCCCTGATAGTTTGTCATCTTTCGACAAAGCCAACAGGGTAGTATTGAGCACTTCAAAGGAGTCACCGGCAGTTGAGGTATCGCCCTCAATTTGTAACATTGAAACCCTTGATGCACTtgtcaaaaaaagtgaacTGTTACAAAGTAATGCATCGAGAGATTTGTcgtttttcaatgaaaagacAGATACAAATTCTCCAACAGCCAAAAATAAGCCATCTTCGCGAGATCCTTCAGCTCTGAAAGCTACATCAATCTTGGATAGTTCAGTTTCTCAAAACAAGGTGTCGACGCCGACTAGTAATTTTCGGAAGGATTACCATTTATCACCGCTGCATTTAAAAAAAGCTGCACATGATTTTGATACGTCTTCCTCTGAAAAGTTCAAGTCGTATACAAATACGTCAGATTCTTCAAGTGTACCTGAATCGCCGACTGCAGTCAAAGTGAGAAcgttcaaagaaaaagtgaagCAATTCGGCTCTAATTATGGCCTTGGCTTAAGAATTTCTACTTCGGGGGAAGACGTCAAGAATTCAGAAACTAAGCCAAATACGAACATGATTAGCATGAATgactttcttgaatttgtcGAAAGTAGAACAACAGTTGTCGTTCCTATGGTGCAGGACATTTTAAGTGGTATTCAGGATCCAAAATCCAAGACCTTCAAAACCGCAAGATCGATTCCAAGACTTCGCCAAGATTCCATTAAGATTACGCCCATACTTAAGTCGATGATCGGCGTCACTTCCAAGGTATTGGCCCAAGAGAATTCTAAGCCGTATTTGAGCGAGCAAGGTAAATGGATTGTTGAAAATCTCACGGATTGTTTGCGAAGGCTATCGGCATTGTGTGCTTATGGACGCAACTTTGTAAATTTCAGCGATAAGCAGTTTTATCGAAAACTAGCGAGTATTCTGTTTGATGTGATTAAATGTACCGAAGAACTGGTCAAATGCGTGAAATTTGTGAATGAACAAACTGCTCCATAG
- the MRPL15 gene encoding mitochondrial 54S ribosomal protein mL57 (similar to Saccharomyces cerevisiae MRPL15 (YLR312W-A); ancestral locus Anc_4.40): MTSISCSLRRPVAALKCNLQSVRTVIYLHKGPRINGLRRDPESYLKNPSGILFTEVQANEYQDEVRSILQLPKYGINLSNELILQCLTHKSFAHGSKPYNEKLSLLGAQFLKLQTSIHSLKNDPPTEARENGPFPLQFSNLGTKFAKELTSKNTACAFIKSHNLGPFIFWKMRDPLKDGHINGETTIFASVLNAFIGAILSTNGSEKASKFIDGNLLDKGDLHSLVNIANVNVASAKTTTLGKEKEMI, translated from the coding sequence ATGACGTCGATATCATGTTCCTTGCGGAGACCTGTAGCTGCTTTAAAGTGCAATTTACAGAGTGTCAGAACTGTTATATATCTTCATAAGGGTCCGAGAATTAATGGTTTGAGACGAGATCCAGAATCgtatttgaaaaacccTAGTGGGATACTCTTCACCGAAGTTCAGGCAAATGAATATCAGGATGAAGTCAGATCCATACTGCAATTGCCCAAGTACGGGATAAATTTATCGAACGAACTGATTTTGCAGTGCTTAACCCATAAATCGTTTGCACACGGCTCAAAGCCGTacaatgaaaaactaaGCCTGTTAGGAGCGCAGTTTCTCAAACTGCAAACATCTATTCACTCGTTGAAGAATGATCCGCCCACGGAAGCCCGCGAAAACGGGCCATTTCCCCTTCAATTCAGCAATCTGGGAACAAAATTCGCTAAGGAATTAACATCCAAGAACACAGCATGCGCATTTATCAAATCACATAATCTGGGACCCTTcatattttggaaaatgagGGATCCCTTGAAAGATGGCCATATAAATGGTGAAACCACGATTTTTGCCAGCGTCTTGAACGCATTTATTGGAGCAATTCTATCGACGAATGGATCCGAAAAGGCTTCCAAATTTATTGACGGAAACTTGCTGGATAAGGGAGATTTGCACTCGTTAGTTAACATTGCCAATGTGAACGTAGCTTCTGCAAAGACAACAACATTgggcaaagaaaaggaaatgataTAG